In Cyclobacteriaceae bacterium, the DNA window GATCAACCATTCCTTTATCTCCTGTTCTGAAAAATCCACCGGTTGTAAAAACAGATGCAGTAGTTTCGGGATCTTTATAATAGCCAGTCAATAATGCACCATGTTTCATCAGGATCTCTCCTTCATCACTGAATTTACATTCAACACCTTCCCATGCGCGGCCTACTGTGCCGTATTTTAAATGCTCACCATGATCGCCGTGTGAATAGCCACAGTTTTCAGTCATACCATATACCTCATGAATGTTAATTCCGATCGTTTGATACCACTTTAGTAACGAAATTGGTATTGGTGCCGCACCACAAACTATTTTTTTTGCACGATTCAGCCCAAGTTTTTTCTGAATGAAATTCTTCATCAGTCCATTGATGATGGGAATGGATAGAATTATATTCAGTTTCTTTTGGGGAAGTTTGCCAAGAATACCCTCCTGAAATTTTGCATAGATCCTTGGGACCCCACCAAACATAACGGGTTTCACCTCACTAAGATTTTGTGGAAACTTCTCCAATGATTCAGCGAAAGCGATATTACTTCCAGAATATAGAACCGCTATTTCTATATACGCCCGTTCAGCAATGTGTGCCAATGGAAGATAAGAGAAGAAAGGATAGGCTTTATCAACACCAAAACTTTTGATAGCAGATTTACCGAAAAAATCCATCGCTCCAAAAGTTAACATCACTCCCTTCGGCGTTCCGGTTGTTCCGGAAGAATAAATAATCGTTGCGAGTTTATCTGAAGAAGGAAGAGTGCTTTCCGTCATAGCTGGTTGTGTTATCAACTCTTCCCAAAGCATACCTTCACCCGGCCCATAGACTGGGAATGAAATTTTCTTAATGGATTCAGGAATTCCGGGACGCTGTTTGGGATAATCATCAAGCTTGCCAACAAAAACCACCTTGGCTTCGCTATGCTCGAGAACGTAATTCACAGCTGAAGCAGAAAGAGAGGGATAGATAGGTACAGAAATATGGCCCGCCATCCATATAGCAAGATCCGCCATTATCCAGTGGGCGCAATTTTTCGAGAGAATGGCGACATTGCTTCCCGGAAGAAGATTCATTGCCTTTAAGCTTGCTGCGATCCTCCTGATCTCATTTCCCGCTTTCGCGAAAGAATATTCATGCCATTGACCATCGATGGGTTGCCTTAGGAAAAGATTGTCAGGCGTTGTTCTCTCCCAATGATAGAATTTCTCAAGTGGATTGGAATTCATGAATGATCTTCTGAATGTTAATGTTAATTTTAATCGCTTGAATTTCCTAAAAGCGATTAATAATGTCATCTACCCCAAAAAAGCTGTTTCTCCTGGATGCGTACGCGCTGATCTATCGTGCTCACTTCGCCTTTACCAAAAATCCACGCATTAATTCTAAAGGAATAAACACTTCGGTTCCGTTTGGATTTACCAACACATTGTTGGAAGTGCTTCAAAAACAAAAGCCAACACATATTGGCGTTGCCTTCGATACGAAAGCCAAGACCTTTCGTGATGAGATATTTAAAGAGTACAAAGCAAACAGGCAGGAGACTCCGGAAGACATACGATCAGGAATTCCAAAGTGTAAAGAAATCATAAAGGGTTTCAATATTCCAATTCTCGAAATGGATGGGTACGAAGCAGATGATGTTATCGGAACACTGGCTACTCAGGCTGCCACCCAAGGCTTCCAGGTATTCATGATGACGCCTGATAAAGACTTTGGACAGCTTGTGAAAGAAAATGTTTTTCTCTACAAGCCTGCTTATATGGG includes these proteins:
- a CDS encoding AMP-binding protein, with translation MNSNPLEKFYHWERTTPDNLFLRQPIDGQWHEYSFAKAGNEIRRIAASLKAMNLLPGSNVAILSKNCAHWIMADLAIWMAGHISVPIYPSLSASAVNYVLEHSEAKVVFVGKLDDYPKQRPGIPESIKKISFPVYGPGEGMLWEELITQPAMTESTLPSSDKLATIIYSSGTTGTPKGVMLTFGAMDFFGKSAIKSFGVDKAYPFFSYLPLAHIAERAYIEIAVLYSGSNIAFAESLEKFPQNLSEVKPVMFGGVPRIYAKFQEGILGKLPQKKLNIILSIPIINGLMKNFIQKKLGLNRAKKIVCGAAPIPISLLKWYQTIGINIHEVYGMTENCGYSHGDHGEHLKYGTVGRAWEGVECKFSDEGEILMKHGALLTGYYKDPETTASVFTTGGFFRTGDKGMVDQNGFLTITGRLKDQFKTDKGKFIAPAAIEMKLLANPYVEQVCVVGSGVPQPIALITLSAIGKIKTKEELTESLEVTLKQTNTVLESFERLAKAVIMKQEWTIDNGLLTPTLKVKRNEVEKIHLPMYPAWYKMDGTILWE